Proteins encoded together in one Lathyrus oleraceus cultivar Zhongwan6 chromosome 5, CAAS_Psat_ZW6_1.0, whole genome shotgun sequence window:
- the LOC127085692 gene encoding bidirectional sugar transporter SWEET14, producing MALQRDSWVFVFGLLGNIISVMVFLAPLPTFYQIYKKKSTQGFQSVPYIVALLSAMLWIYYAIVKREHSLLLLTINSFGLVVESIYLAIFLVYASNKARLSTFKLILLLNVFGFGAMLVSTLCLTMGSKRLSVIGWICLVFNITVFASPLCIIRHVIKTKSVAYMPLSLSFFLSLNAIMWFFYGFLIRDYYIALPNTLGFVFGIVQMVMYLIYRNSTQVMVPEKSTKLQEQNGHIIDIVKIIDTNQGDNSGALPVSTICEDPNSGK from the exons ATGGCCCTTCAACGCGATTCTTGGGTTTTTGTTTTCGGTCTACTAG GCAATATCATCTCCGTTATGGTCTTTCTTGCTCCATT ACCAACATTTTACCAAATCTACAAGAAGAAATCTACTCAAGGGTTTCAATCAGTCCCTTATATTGTTGCATTGCTTAGTGCAATGCTTTGGATTTATTATGCAATTGTCAAAAGGGAACATAGCCTCCTTCTCCTCACAATTAACTCATTTGGACTTGTGGTGGAATCAATTTACCTTGCAATTTTCCTAGTTTATGCATCAAATAAAGCCAGG CTTTCAACCTTCAAGCTTATTCTACTATTAAATGTGTTTGGATTTGGAGCAATGCTTGTTTCAACCCTATGCCTAACAATGGGATCCAAACGTCTTTCTGTTATTGGATGGATTTGTCTTGTTTTCAACATAACAGTATTTGCTTCTCCTCTATGCATTATT AGACACGTAATAAAGACTAAAAGTGTTGCATACATGCCACTTAGTTTGTCCTTCTTTTTGAGCTTAAATGCTATCATGTGGTTTTTCTATGGTTTTCTCATCAGAGATTATTACATTGCT CTTCCAAATACGCTTGGGTTTGTATTCGGTATAGTTCAGATGGTGATGTATTTGATTTATAGAAACTCAACCCAAGTGATGGTACCAGAAAAGTCAACGAAGTTACAAGAACAAAATGGCCATATTATTGACATTGTGAAGATCAT